The genomic stretch GTTACAGAACTGGCCGCATTTACGGAAGGGCTGAGCGCCGCACAGCAAGCGGAGGTTAGACAAGCCGCTAGCCAGTTGCGCCGGGAGAATGAGGAGCGGAAGCGCCGGGAGGCTGAGCAGGCCCGACAGCAGCGTGAGGAGGTGGAGCGGGAGCGCAAGCGGGAAGCCCAACGGGAGCGGGAACGCCTGGAGCATCGGGAGCGCGCCCTGGTGGAGCGCCTGAAGGTGGCCACGCCGCTGGCTTTTGCGGGTGCGGATGTAGCCACGCGCCGGAAGTGTTGGCAACTGATGCTAGGCCGTGATGACCTGTTTGAGGCGCTTCAGAGGATGGATACCAGCGGTTTTTTTGATAATGCTGGGTACCTTAGCGACGCGGGCCGCCGCGCCGTGTTGAGCGCTACCGATTCTGCTGCTAATAAGCTTCCGCGCCACAGCGATCCCAAAGCGCCAGCCGTACACCGCCCGCTTTACAACGTGCCACTAGGGCCGGGTATGTAATGCGCTGCCTGCTGTTTGGCCCCGGCTGGCGCTGGTAGGGAGGGGCTATTCCAATCCCTTCAGCGATCACCTGAGCGGACACCGTACCCCTAGTGATATTTTCACACCCGCGAAATTGAAAAATTGAGGCGCTAAGAATTGTTGGTAAATGGCACACTTTGAGCGCTGCTCCTCGATCAAAAGCCCCGGACTAAGCGGCAGGCACCAGAACAGCCAGCCATGGCGCGTGTGCCTGAGTCAGCGTTGAGCTTTGGCGATTTATTGGAGCGAATGGAGAAGCGCCAGCAGCATTAAACGCCGCCGATCCGCTGAGGCTTTGTAGGTACTCCCGCTGGGGGTAGTGCGTGCGGGTGACAAGTAGCGCTGAAACCAATGTGAGCGAGCCGCGCCGGGTGCGGTTGATTGTTGTTGTTTAGCCAAAGCCTCCCGCATTCGATGCTGTGGAGGTGGTGGCCATAGCTAGCCGTAAAAGGGGAGTATTCTCCCCTTTTGCGCTGACACCGTAAGCAACGTATTGATTTAGCGTAATTCCTTCAGAGAATCGGAATTATAGCCACATGCCACCTTAGCGGCTGTGGCTGTGCTCTTGAATGTACGCCTTTAGCGCCTGATCTATGCGCCGTTGCCAGCCTTCCCCTTGCGCTTTGAAGTGCTCGATCACTTCCGGAGATAAGCGGATGGAGGTCTTTACCTTGGTGGGTGCCTGCTGGCGGCCACGCTGACCAATGGCGCGTTGTAGGTTAGCGGGCAACACCTCAGACATAGGGCGCATCTGCTTAACGTCCTGGTCTGTGAGTTCTCTTACTTCGCCGTCTTTATTCGTGAGTCGCGTTTTCATAGCGCCTTACCTCCCGTGTGTTGGCTTTCCTCAGGCTGATAACCCGTATGCCGCCCTCAATGGGCGTAAAGCACACCACGTGTACCCGTTGCCCGATCTTGCCCAACCCGATGAAGCGCTGTTCTGGATAGTCGTAGCGGTCATCTTCATGGAATAGCGCGCCGTCCCAATCAAAGCGTTCAACCGCCGTGAAAGGTAAGCCGCGCTCCTCCTCATTGTGAGCGCTTTTGTTCGGGTCAAAGTCGATTATCATGTATTTAATTGTATGGACAAAAAGAGAGGAAGGAAAGTTCTATTTAGCTGGCGCTAGAATTTTCAATTAGCCACCGTCTGCCGGGTTAAAGGCATACCGTTATTAGTTTGGGCTACCTGGCCACCGCTTGAAAGCGGGCAAGCTGGGGAAGGCAAAGCACCCACCCGCCTTAGTGTGTTACGGGGGCTGAGCGTGTGCCATGAGCTGAGGGCCGACGCCATAGCCGCTAAAAGTGAGCCACAGTCACAATAAGCTAACCGCCATACAAGGCAGAACCTCCCGCAAGGGAAGCCCACCAGCGCCAGCGGTAAGCCCTTTCTGTTGAGCCGATCCTTTGCGCCAGTCTCACCAGTGAGACAAATAGCCGCCACCTGTTTAGCTTGGTGTGGCCAATGAGCGGAAAAGTCCGCCGATTGAATAAGCTGCTACCTTTGCGGGGCGCAAAATTGCGCCCCGTTAAATAGCCGGGCCGCGTGGTAGGGGCGGAGTAGTTTTAAGCGACTCTGTTGAAATGGGCATTCCACCGATTGTGGGTTAGCCCCGCTTGCGCGTGAAGTGTGGTTAAACTTTAACCTCGCCACTGGCGATGTTCGATAGCCGCCACGTGTTTAGGCTGCCGTGGTCAATGAGCCGAAAAGTCGTCCGATTGAATAGCCGCCGTCTGCTTAGCCTGTCTTGGCCACTGAGCGCAAAATTGCGCCCGTTAAATCGCCTTGCCGCGTGCGGCTTGATGGGTAGGGTATTACGAAGCTTTCGTAAAACCTGCCGTGCTTCCCCCTGCTTAATGGCAACCGATGCCGGAAAATCCGACATCGGTTGGCTGCCCGGCTTGCGCCTGGGGTATGGGTTTAGATATTGATGCGTCCAGATTTGGACACACCAGCGCCCCTTGTGCGCGTTTCCGCATAGTTTGCGCCTTAGCCTGGTACTGAGCCGAAAACCCGGCCTAGTAAACCTGAGTAGGCAGAGCCAACAACTTAGAGACACTGTCTCTAAAGCAGAGACACCTTGGCGAGTAAGTGTCACCAAAATGGTGACGGATGCTCACTCAAGCTGAAGCGTTAGCGCCACCAGGGTAAGCGGGTTAGGGCATCTTGCCCTGACTGAGGGCAAGGCGGGGGATGACGCAGATTTGCGTCATGTGGTGGAAGTTGTTTGCTTCGCGTGCGCGTGGGGGAGTTTTACGAAACTTTCGTAATACCTGCTCAGCGCCCCGCGTGCGCATGGGGGGAGATTGCCCGAGAACGCCAATTTGGCGTTTTGGCAGTGCCCCGCTTCAGGACACCCCCTAAAAAGTTTCACCAGTGAGACAAATAGCCACCACCTGTTCAGGCTGCTGTGGTCAATGCGCGGAAAAGTCCGCCGATTGAATAGCCGTGCCGCGTGGTAGGAACAGAGTGTCTTTAAGAGATGCTGTTGAAACGGGTATTCCGCTGATGGTGGGAATTGGCCCCGCGTGCGTTTGTGACCCTCTCAAAGAGGTTCGCAAAATCCCACTCTGCGTGTGTGGAGAAGCTTTCGCCCCAGAATTGGGTTGAGTCAATTTCCGTGGCCATGCGTGCGACTTGATGGATACTACGAAACTTTCGTAGTACCTACCGTAATGACAATCGTTGCCGGAAAATCTGGTAACGGCTTGACTACCCTTCCGCGCATGATAGAGCGTCACTATGGCGTAGTCAGATTTTCGGACAACGATCCAGTGCCCCGCGTGCGCGTTTCCGCATAGTTTTCGCCTTGGCCTGGTGCTGAGACGAAAACTCGGCTGAGCTAAGCCCACTCGTATAAACCTGAGGCAGAGTTAACGACCTAGAGACACTGTCTCTAAAGCAGAGACACCTTGGCGAGTAAGTGTCACCAAAATGGTCACAGTGTTACCAAAATGGTGACGGTTGCTCACTCAAGCCAGAACGGCCTCACTCAAGCCGAAGCGTTAGCTCCAGCAGGGTAAACGGGTTAGGGCATCTTGCACTGACTGAGGGCAAGGCGGTTGGTTAGTGGCCTTTTCCGCCGTTGGCGTGAAAGGCACAAGGCCGCGCCCCGCGTGCGGATGAGGTGGAGGGAGAGAGTAGTTTAAAGCTACTCACAAATTTCCCAGCGCCCCACGTGCGCGTGGGTGAGCCTTTAGATGTTGATGCGCCCAACTTTGGATACACCAGCGCCCCGCATTCGCGGGCGTTTAGGTGAATAGTCTTGAGAGTGACTTTAAGACACCCTCAAACGCTGGCGCTGCGTGACTAGCCAGCAACCAGGACTTCAGGACTTGAAGGACTTTGATTCGTGTAATTTCTTTTAGCCGAGCTATATTTACCAGTCTGTAGCTTTTAAGCTACAATGACGCCATGACCGAAATTACCCACTACCTTACCGCTGATGGCTATGACCCTTTTCAAGCCTGGCTGGATGCTACAAAGGCTAAAGACCGTCAAGCCGCTATGCGGGTACTAACACGCCTTAACAGATTGGCAGCGGGTAATGCAGGCGACACCAAGACAGTAGGTGATGGGGTATGGGAGCTACGCATTACCTATGGCCCTGGCTACCGCGTTTACTACGCCAAGGTAGGGACGCGCTTGGTAATGTTGTTAATAGGTGGTACCAAGCAGCGCCAACAGTCTGACATCGAACAGGCAAAAGCGTTTTTGGCCGACCACAAGAGGAGAACACGTCATGAAAAGTCATGATGAAGCAGTTATTGAGATGCTGCGCAACGATCCTGGTATGGCGCTGGATTACCTGCGCACGGCATTTGATGAACTTGACGAGAAAGGTGGAGAATCAGCCTTTCTTATGGCGTTGCGCCATGTAGTAGAGGCGCAAGGTGGTATGGCGCTGGTGGCAGAGCGCGCTAAAGTGTCACGCGAAAGCCTTTACCGGGCTTTATCCCCCAAAGGGAATCCGACACTTCGCACCATGACAGCAGTTATTAAAGCCACAGGCGTTAACTTCCACGATCTTACCCATCAAGCGCCAGCAAGCTAAAACCACCTAAAAGACGTGCATAGCGTCGCATCGAAGCGCATACAAGCACCTATATTTATGTTGGGTGGGATGTTGGGTAAAAATAAAAATATATGTTAAGCGACTGAATTTAAAGCACCGTTGGCGGACTGTCCCTCCGCCAAGTATTACGAATAAGCCGCTGATTTCAGCGGCTTTTTTGTGTCTGTAATTTAGTCAGCCCATACCCCAGCCCATACTTTGGTTTTGGCTTTCACGGAATAGAAACAAACCCCTCTGGACGCTCTCTCTTCGTAAGTCGTTTTTTGATACTCGCCTCCATGGCTCAATTCCCTCAAAAGCTTCACTGATGCACGTTCGTGAGGGCGAGGTGACAGCTTCTCTTCTTTCAGATACTGTCCTCTGAAGAGTTTTGAATGGTAGCCACCGGTTGGTAACGACTCAAAGCGGACGTTGGTGGAGGGCGGCTAACGGCCAGTACCAGATAGTCATCTCAAGAGATTGGTTTCGCCCGATAGATCATGTCATAAATCTACCAGTCATCAGGGATCAGCACTGGGTTGGCAGAAATGGCCAAGATAGGCATCCCTGCCTCGTCGTCATGAGTATCAGGGAGCGTCGCCGTGTACCTATCTATTTTGAAACTTGAAAATTTCCGCCAGTTTGGCCAGGCCAACCATGGCCTGGAGGTCACCTTCAACCCAGGTGTCACCGCGCTGGTTGGAGAAAATGATGCAGGTAAAACGGCAGTCATCGATGCGATCCGGTATGTACTGCAAACCCGTGATGCCGAATACCTGAAGCTGCAACTAGAAGATTTCCATATCGATGACAGCGGAGCTCAGACCAGCACCATTACGCTGAGGTGCACATTAGATGGTTTGAGTAAGGCCGAACTGGGTGCGTTCGCTGAGTATGTTACTTACAAGAACAGCGTAGGTCGGCTGCACATCCATTGGTCAGCCACGCGCGTCCAAGGCTCAACGCTCATCCGCAGATGGGTGGATATTTCAGTGCGTTCCGGAGAGAACGGGGAAGGGCCGTCCCTGGATGCAGGGGCTCGTCTTCTGCTCGCCACTGCGTACTTGAAACCATTACGTGATGCGGAGCGCGAGATGTCGCCAGGCCGCAATTCTCGGCTCTCTCAGGTCTTGAGCAGCTTCCCAAACATCGATGTCGGAAACGCTTTCGATACCGCCACCCCGCCTGCTAGCCCCGTTGATGCAGAAGCGTTGAGCATTGCTGGTATGGGTGACTACATGCGGTATCTGGTGAACAAGCACAGCGCTATCGTCAGCGCTGAACATGCTATCAACCAAAACTACCTGGCCCCGCTTTCTCTTGCGGGACGGCCCCTGACAAGCCGTATCAGTTTCGGCGAGGGGGGTACCGAGGATGCGAGGCTGAAACAGATCCTTGAGCGCCTAGAGCTCGGACTGCTTAATCACGCTTCGAGGGAGTCTCGTGGCGTGTATGGCCTGGGCTCGAACAATGTACTATTTATGGCCTGCGAGCTCCTCCTGCTTGGAAAAGAGCCGGACGGCCTGCCGCTGCTATTGATTGAAGAGCCTGAGGCTCACCTGCACCCGCAGCGGCAACTGCAGCTTATGGAGTTTCTTGAGAAGGCCGCGAAACCCGAGGATGGTTTGAGACCGGTACAGGTGGTTCTGACCACACACAGCCCGAATTTAAGCTCAAAGATTCCGATCCAGAATCTTGTGCTCATGCATCGAGGGCACGCGTTCTCCCTGGCTGAAGACCAGACCTGCTTGGGCGCCGATGACTATCGGTTCCTGAGTCGATTCCTAGATGTCACGAAAGCAGGATTGTTCTTCGCCAAAGGGCTGTTGGTGGTGGAAGGCGATGCTGAAGCGATCCTTCTGCCAGCCCTTGCACGTAGGCTTGAAAAAGACCTGACCAAGCATGGTGTGTCGGTGATCAATGTGGGCGGCGTAGGGTTGCGGCGCTACTCCAAGATCATGCAGCGTCGAGATACGAGCAAGGGTGAAATCTCCATTCCTACGGCGTGTATTACCGACATGGATGTCATGCCTGACTGCGCGCCTGAGATTCTCGAATTGGTAACGGGGCCGACTGATCCCAAGTGGAGAAGTACTACCCGCCGCTGGAAGGCTGTGCGCGATTTCGGCGCGAATACTGCAGAGCAAGAAGCCGGTATGGCTGAGCACCGCCAGAAACGGATGGCAAGCGACGGGCAATGCGTTCGAACCTTTGTTGCCGACCACTGGACGCTCGAATATGACCTGGCCTATTCCGGTCTTGCACGGGAAGTGCACGCAGCGGCTTACCTCGCGGTCAACGAGGAAAAGGTTGATCAGGGAAAAGTGACTAGAGCAGCTCTTTTAGTTGAAGCTGAAACCGAATTCAAGGCCATCGAGACTACCCACTCCACCAAGGAGGCTAGGTGTTCCGCTGTCTACAAGCTGGTCAAGAAAGCCTCCAAAACCATCACTGCCCAGCACCTGATCGACCTGATAGAAGAGCTTTTCGAGTCTAAGAAGCTAGATGCGGCAACTCTGCGCGGCTCGCTACCTAAGCCTCTGATTCACGCGATCGAATACGCCACTAGTGGCTCAGCTATACCGCCGACGGGGTCTACGCTCACACCGGCTGCCATGGGCACGGTAGCCGGGACCTCCGCGGCAGTTGAGGAGAGCGAGGAATGAACTTGGCCCAGCTCATCGATCCGATAACCGATGGCGATGTGGAGTGGGTCACCAAGCTCATGAAGCTGGAGGCGTTGGACGAGCCTCGACGCAGCTTCCTGAAATCAATGAGCACACTGGACGTCTCTGCTTGCCCTGGTAGCGGCAAGACCACATTGGTGGTGGCCAAGCTGGCTATCCTCGCTCGTCATTGGAAGAGTCGAACTCAGGGTATCTGCGTCCTTTCACATACCAACGCAGCTCGGGAGGAAATTGAGCATCGCTTGGGAGGCTCGGAGATTGGGCAGCGTCTACTTCGCTACCCACATTACATCGATACCATCCATGGCTTCACTGGGCGATTCCTTGCTTCACCGTGGCTGCGCTCGCAGGGTATTCCACTCACTGCCATCGACGATGAACTTACGCATGCCGCCCGCCGGAAAGCACTGAAACCCCGAGAATACGCGGGCATGAAGAAAACGTTCGAATCAGCGTTTATCAAAGTGGAAAGTTTGCGCTTAAGAACTGTCGATTTCGACAACCCGCTAACCGGTTTGAGTTTGAAATTCGGGACTCATACGGACACCTACAAAAATGCCTGCAAAGCGATGGCTCATGCAGCCAAGACAGGGCATTTTTGCTTCGATGAAGTGTTCGTCTTGGCTGATGCGCTGCTGGTTAAGGAACCTGAGGTGGCGAGCGCTTTGCGATCGCGCTTTCCCTGCGTTTTGATCGATGAGATGCAAGATACGCGGTACCAGCAGGCCAACATCTTGAGCAAGGTTTTCCCGCGTCAGGATCCAGATGTTTGTGTCATCAGGGCTGGGGATCCCAACCAGGAAATCTTCGATGTGACGGTGGAGATACCAGAGCCGTTCCCTGATCAATCGAGCACCATGGAAATCGCTAGTAGCTTCCGCTTCAATCAGTCGATCGCGTCCATCGCCAACCCCTTTGCCTACCTGCCAATCACTGGCGGCCTGGTAGGATTACGGCAGAGTGGTGCAAACCAGCCTGCTCCTAACACCATCATCGTCTTCCCTGATGACGACGTGAGTAATGTCCTAGATGCCTATGGGCAGCTGTTGATCCAGCACCTACCTGCAGATGTCCGGACATCAGGTGTCTATGCGATTGGAGCGGTACATCGACTGGAGAATGACAAGCCAGAGCACTACCCCAAAGCGCTTGAGCATTACTGGGCTCCGTATCAGTCAGAGGTTAATAAGCCTTCGTTCAAGCCGCGTACGTTTTCAGAGGGTGTGCACATCGCTCGTCGCTATGTTGCTAGGGATGCAACTGCGGCTCTAGGCGTGGAACTGATAGCGTCCTGCCTGTTAACCCTGGTGCGCCTGGCGTTTCCCAGGGACGCGATTGTGGCCAGATCTCGCAGTCATCAATGCGTCGAACAGCATCTTGCCGGTCGTGCTGGAGTGGTCGCCGCTTATCGCGGATGGCTCGAACGGCTGTTGTTCAGCCCCGCTGGTATTACCCAGGCGGAATGGGATGCAGCGGTTGCCTCAGGCTTGATGGATCTTGCTGCGAATTTGGTCTTTTCTGATCAACGGATGGCAGCAGCGGATGCTAAAGCCTATCTCGCTTGGTCAACTGCCCCTCTGGTAGAAGACCCAGGTGGCAACGGTGGTGCGCTGCTCAACACGTACAGGTTTGAGACCGGTTCTGAGAACGTGAACATCCGCTTGTCTTCGATTCACGCCGAGAAGGGTAAAACGCATGCTGCCACCCTGATTCTGGAAACGTACAACCGCACTCACTTCGTCAAAAAGCTCTTGCCGTGGCTTGAAGGCAAAGCCTCAGCTGCGCAGCGCCCGAACGAGACGGCGAAGAAGAGCATGATGCTCATGTACGTGGCGATGACCAGGCCGACTCACATGCTCTGTCTGGCCATGCGCAAAAGCTCGATGGGTGAGGGTAAAGCCGAGATCAAGAGGAGGACAGCACTGCAGCAGGCAGGCTGGTCAATTATCGACATTTGATACGGCCACGTGGTTCGCCGTTTAGATCAGTGAATCTCCTCTAGTTTCCCAAACACCCAACGACCGCTTTTGGCCGGGGTAACGACGGCCCGATGTCGGCCGTCGTTTGGCCGTATCAAACTTCTGTCTGTTCTGCCATTTCCAAAGCATCATCTACTTCAATCCCAAGATATCTGACGGTGCTTTCAAGCTTCGTATGACCCAGGAGCAGTTGTACTGCCCTCAAGTTTTTCGTGCGACGGTGTATCAGCGAAGCTTTCGTACGATGCATCGTGTGCGTGCCATAAATTGACGCATCTAGACCTACTTCGGTGACCCAGGCTTTCACGATACGGGCATATTGGCGCGTGGAGAGAAGCTTTGCGCTATTGATTCGGCTAGGGAACAAGAAGTCTTCGTTTCTGAGTTGAGCAAGCTGTATCCAGTCCATAATAGCGATACGGGTTTCTCGGTTATTTCGAACTGGACAGGTCAATGCGTTTTTTGCTGCATCACGATGGCTCGTGGGGATATGCATGCACCATGGGCTATATCGCGCACTCGTAAATTGACGAGGTCGCAGCCTCGTAATTTGCTATCGATGGCTAAATTGAAGAGGGTGAGGTCTCTCGTCTTTTGGCAATCTGTAGACGAACGCGGATGGCCCAAATATCCCTAAGACGTAGAGGCGCCTTCTGCCCAACCAACTTGCCTTTATTCCAAGGTGTAAAGGAGATTCCAGTCGAAACGTTCATGGCATGATCCTCCATCGGGTGGAGGTATAAGAATGGACCAATTTACGCTCGTCATATGCTAAGGTTAATTTGCAGTCGGGGCTCGACCCAAGACGGTCATACGGTACACACCCTGTTTTTAGAAGTGCTCAGTCTTGAAGGCCTCACGTTGGCTTTTGAGCCCTCAAAATTTTTGATAGGTTGGCTACTGCCGCTAATGGCCTTGTCTTTGTACCAATCGGTAGTAAGTAATGATACTTTGGTGGCAAGCTGGCGGATTATTCAGGACAGGAGCATGAGGACTATGGAACGGCGACCTTACCTTGCGTTAGAGACCAGTCGGCTGAGCAAGATCGTTAATGGCAACACGCAGGATAAAAAGCAGTTAGAATCAGTCCTATTTGAGCTGAACTTTCGAAAAACAAGTGCAGCGAGACAGCTCAAGCGCCGAGTTGAACAACTGTTAGAGCAGTCTGGTCAGCAATTGAACGATTCTCATGAAGCGCCTCAAATACAAGAAGTCGAAAATAAGCAGAACGAATCAATGGATTATGGATCTTCTAAAACAAAGGAACCGAGCCGGACCATGTCTAATGAACAAGACCAGCAAGCTGAGGATAACTTCCTAAACGCGTCAGACCCTTTCGTGCTTGAGTCGCTGGAACTCATGCGCAAAAAGCTATTAGATCTCACGGCTCGAAACAGATTGTTGAATTTCCCTATTCATCAGAAAGCTGCAGCCCTGCGGATTATAGATGAAGTTCCAAACCAACTGTGCGAAGTGCTTCTTTCTGAGCGTGAGCTTACGTTTAGGTCTGTTCCGCCTCCTACCCGGGAAGAGTTAATTGAGCACGGTTACCTTGAAGTAGATGAAGAAAATGGCAAAGACCGCCAGTTAAAAGCTAACCCTGATGCGAAGGAGTGGGCAAAGGTCCTCGGTTTTGATATTAGTTATGAGTTGCCGAGAGATGATGAGGCTCAAGGTGGTGAAAAGCATCAGGATGATGCGATTCAGGTTCTGCTCTACCCACCAGAAATGGAATCTAGATTACGTGCAATACGTAGCAAAGCTCAAACTGCGATAGAGGAAATGGGTTCAAGCATCCTCTATTTGTCGCTTGGTTTCCTGGAATGGGCAGAAAATGACAGCGGCTCAAAAACAAGATTGGCTCCGCTTTTTACAGTTCCGGTACATCTAAGCCGCGGGAAGCTAGACCACAATAGTGGAACCTATCAGTACACCTTGAGTTACACAGGTGAAGATATCCTTCCAAACTTGTCTCTAAAAGAAAAGCTGGCAGTCGATTTCGGTCTTGCGTTACCGGAAGTTGAGGAAGATGTCTCTCCTGAAACCTACCTCGATCATGTTGCTGAAGTAATTAGAATTACAAAACCAAATTGGTCCGTCCGGCGTTACGGCGCTCTTGCTCTGCTGAATTTTGGCAAGATGCTGATGTATTTAGATTTAGATCCAAAGAGATGGCCTCTCGACGAGCGAAATTTGATTAAGCATTTAATTGTGCAGCGCTTTTTCAAAAGTTCGGAAAATGGCTCGGATGAGGGGAAAGGAAATACTGTGGAATATGCCATCGATGAAGTTGAACAAATACATGATTTGTTCCCGCTAATCGATGATGCTGATAGCTCCCAACATAGTGCACTTATTGATGCAGTAAATGGTCAGAACCTCGTTATTGAAGGGCCTCCAGGGACTGGTAAATCACAAACGATAACTAACCTGATTGCTGCCGCTATGTTAAACGGCAAGAAAGTTCTATTCGTAGCGGAGAAAATGGCCGCTCTTGACGTAGTTAAAACTAGGCTAGATAAGGCCGGATTAGGTGATTTCTGCCTTGAACTACACAGCCATAAATCACAAAAGCGCAAGGTGCTTGAAGATATCAGTGCACGTGTAGTGAAACAGAAGCATTTGCACTCAACACAAAACATTGACGCAGAAACCATGCGTTATGAGGAGCTTAAAGAGCGGCTCAATCAGTATGCACAAGAAATAAACGAAACATGGGCTAATACAGATAGAACAATCCACGAGATTTTTAGTAGTGCGGCTCGTTATCGTCAATTGTTAGAGATAAATCCAACCGATATTCATATCGCTGGAATGACGGGGAAGTCTCTCACCGAATTGAAACGGCTTCAGCTTGTCGATCAAGTTAAAGAGTTCCAGCAGATTTATCGAGGAATGATAGAACAGGTCGGGCAAAGTGCCCAACTTCATGATCATCCTTGGTCTGGGGTAGAGAGTACGGCAATTCAGCTTTTTGACTCAGAACAGGTTGTATCTGTTCTTCGGGAGTGGCAACAGTCACTTGATCAATTGCATGAGCGCAACCTGGGAGCTGCACATACTCTCAAGATTGATGTGTCAGAGCTGTTAACGTTGGAGAAATGCGAGTCATTGGCTTTGGATCTCTACGATCTACCAGCACTTTCTCGTAAAGAGCTGTTTAAGGCGCTTGATGGGCTTGATCTCAAGACCCAGTCTGAGGTCGAGGAATTGCTCAGTCTCCATCAAAGAATTCAGGAGACATTTGGGAAGCTAGCAAAGCACATCCTTTCAGAAAAGCTTTCAGCACTATCGCGTGGCGAGCCCTTACCTCCATTCCCCGACTTGCATCTTCTATCTGGTGCATGTCGAGAAGAACACTTCTCAAATATTGTGCGTGCAACCATTAAGCTTGAGAAAGTTGAGGGTGAACTGAAGGCTCTTGATCGGCAGCTGCAAGAATTGAAGGTCGCTTTGCCTTCACCATTAAATGCGAATTTAGAGCCAACTTTTGAGGGCCTCGAAGCTGCAATAAAAATGATTGAAGCGATTGGAGCGCTTGATAGCCGGATGATTAGCCTTCGTTCGGAGCATTTTGATGAAGATGACCTCGATGCCACACTGGAAGCTCTAGACATAAAGCTTCTTCACCTCAAGCCGTTGCGGGAAAGGGTGAGGCAGATTTTTGATATTGACAAATTACCTGATTCAAAAGAATTACAAGCTTTACAAGTACAGCTATTGCGAGAGGGAATGGGTAAATGGTTCTCTGGGGATTGGTGGCGAGCTCGCAAGCAGCTTAAGGGTTTGGCAAAACAACCTGACATTAAATTAAAACAGATCAAGCCTGTTCTATCTGAGGCAATAGAATATGTCTCGGAAATGGAAACATTCGATTCACGGTTGTACAAGCGTCAAATAGGGCCTGCATTTGAAGGGCTAGAAACGGATATAGAGGGGCTGAAACTTCTTCGTGAATGGTATCAGCAAATTCGCAATACTTATGGCATCGGTTTTGGTCAAACGGTAGCTATCGGAGACGGCATTTTTTCACTAGATGCTCAGCTGTTCAAAGGTATTCAGCAGCTTCAACAGAAAGGGTTCGTAAAAGAACTGAGGGAGATACTCGCTTCACTAGATGATATTCAGGCGGTACTGCCCGGCATCTGGCATGAGCTTCATCAGAATCAAAATCTTACAGGCGAACAAGGCTCTTTGCTTTCGGCACACCGTCGCTTTAAAGCGGCCGTGCATGTGATTCAGCAATGGTTTAAAAACAACGAACTTACTCTTGAAGAAATTGAGTCTTGTATAAAACAGTTGAGAACTTTACAAAAGCAGCATTTAACGTTTGAAGAGAACGATCTGCTATATAAGCTCTTCGCTCCTGAGGCTGAGTTGTCAGTTGGGCCAACTGCAGAAAACAAATGTTCACTAGAGTCTATTCGCGAAACACTGGATTTCGCGAGTTACGTCCATCGCAAGCTGCGGTTCGAACCGCTCAGAAAAGTAATCCTAGCGATCAAAACGCATGGTGAGTATGAGCGGCTAAAGGATGAAGCAGATGCTTATATTTCGGATTGGAGCGATCAGGAAGAGGCATACGAGCAGTT from Halomonas meridiana encodes the following:
- the hhe gene encoding DUF4011 domain-containing anti-phage protein Hhe is translated as MERRPYLALETSRLSKIVNGNTQDKKQLESVLFELNFRKTSAARQLKRRVEQLLEQSGQQLNDSHEAPQIQEVENKQNESMDYGSSKTKEPSRTMSNEQDQQAEDNFLNASDPFVLESLELMRKKLLDLTARNRLLNFPIHQKAAALRIIDEVPNQLCEVLLSERELTFRSVPPPTREELIEHGYLEVDEENGKDRQLKANPDAKEWAKVLGFDISYELPRDDEAQGGEKHQDDAIQVLLYPPEMESRLRAIRSKAQTAIEEMGSSILYLSLGFLEWAENDSGSKTRLAPLFTVPVHLSRGKLDHNSGTYQYTLSYTGEDILPNLSLKEKLAVDFGLALPEVEEDVSPETYLDHVAEVIRITKPNWSVRRYGALALLNFGKMLMYLDLDPKRWPLDERNLIKHLIVQRFFKSSENGSDEGKGNTVEYAIDEVEQIHDLFPLIDDADSSQHSALIDAVNGQNLVIEGPPGTGKSQTITNLIAAAMLNGKKVLFVAEKMAALDVVKTRLDKAGLGDFCLELHSHKSQKRKVLEDISARVVKQKHLHSTQNIDAETMRYEELKERLNQYAQEINETWANTDRTIHEIFSSAARYRQLLEINPTDIHIAGMTGKSLTELKRLQLVDQVKEFQQIYRGMIEQVGQSAQLHDHPWSGVESTAIQLFDSEQVVSVLREWQQSLDQLHERNLGAAHTLKIDVSELLTLEKCESLALDLYDLPALSRKELFKALDGLDLKTQSEVEELLSLHQRIQETFGKLAKHILSEKLSALSRGEPLPPFPDLHLLSGACREEHFSNIVRATIKLEKVEGELKALDRQLQELKVALPSPLNANLEPTFEGLEAAIKMIEAIGALDSRMISLRSEHFDEDDLDATLEALDIKLLHLKPLRERVRQIFDIDKLPDSKELQALQVQLLREGMGKWFSGDWWRARKQLKGLAKQPDIKLKQIKPVLSEAIEYVSEMETFDSRLYKRQIGPAFEGLETDIEGLKLLREWYQQIRNTYGIGFGQTVAIGDGIFSLDAQLFKGIQQLQQKGFVKELREILASLDDIQAVLPGIWHELHQNQNLTGEQGSLLSAHRRFKAAVHVIQQWFKNNELTLEEIESCIKQLRTLQKQHLTFEENDLLYKLFAPEAELSVGPTAENKCSLESIRETLDFASYVHRKLRFEPLRKVILAIKTHGEYERLKDEADAYISDWSDQEEAYEQFKSKTELRPEQWLTNQDWNIDEIRQRNLLAIGKPEWLNDWVNFVRIRNEMKAQGLEPLWHLVTSGRLSIESARKALNLAIFDQLSREILSQRPHLGRISGKNQAALQTTFCEYDQKLKSLQRLRIASVLAERHVPGGNAGGRKSEYTEMALIKNELGKKTKHIPIRQLINRSSNALLALKPCFMMGPMSAAHYLKPGHLQFDLVVMDEASQVKPEDALGVIARGAQLVVVGDPKQLPPTSFFDRQDMNDDDEQNAAMTQTDSILDASLPLFKMRRLRWHYRSQHESLIAFSNRNFYDNDLVIFPSPHAKAQEYGVKFSYVKGGRFVNQHNVEEAGIVAKAAVKHAVNHPNESLGIVAMSSKQREQIERAVEEECKADNKIADAVDCLRNMEDGMFIKNLENVQGDERDVIFISCTYGPSEVGGGSISGLAQLILM